The following proteins are encoded in a genomic region of Chryseobacterium cucumeris:
- a CDS encoding glycosyltransferase, whose translation MRKKIITSAFSNLYTDQRIEKVCKTLFDNGYSIDLIGNDWEGNEKMERPYPFSRIGLKSKSLKTAYFEFNWKLYKELKKKADKDTILHANDIDALLPNYLIARKLNIPLVFDSHEIFTEMPSVQNRFSQKFWRVLERKLVPHMELMMTESESYAEWFHEQYNVNPVVVRNIPRKILSAPEIPENHPKIILYQGAINQSRGIEKMIVAMHHIKDAVLKIAGDGPKKKEYEELVIQEKLQDKVFFLGKLKPENLREITKTADAGFSLEENNGVSYYYSLPNKVCDYIQSRVPLVMINFPEMQRIKNQFNVGEVIPDHQPETIEKAINLVLQRGRHYYQSELNKAADVFCWENEETKILQLFEKASCK comes from the coding sequence ATGAGGAAAAAAATTATTACTTCTGCTTTTAGTAATCTGTATACTGACCAACGGATAGAGAAGGTATGCAAAACCCTTTTTGATAACGGGTATTCCATAGATCTGATTGGTAACGATTGGGAAGGAAATGAAAAAATGGAACGTCCTTATCCCTTTTCCAGAATAGGATTGAAGTCTAAAAGCCTGAAGACCGCTTATTTTGAATTCAACTGGAAATTATACAAAGAACTGAAGAAAAAAGCGGACAAAGATACGATTCTCCATGCCAATGATATTGATGCACTTCTGCCAAATTATCTCATTGCCAGAAAACTGAACATCCCTTTGGTGTTTGACAGCCATGAAATTTTCACGGAAATGCCATCGGTTCAAAACAGGTTTTCTCAGAAATTCTGGAGAGTGCTGGAAAGAAAGCTGGTTCCCCATATGGAACTGATGATGACAGAAAGTGAAAGCTATGCCGAATGGTTTCATGAACAGTATAATGTCAATCCGGTAGTGGTTAGAAATATTCCGAGAAAAATTCTTTCAGCACCGGAAATTCCTGAAAATCATCCAAAGATCATTCTGTATCAGGGAGCGATTAATCAGTCGAGGGGAATTGAAAAAATGATTGTGGCCATGCATCATATTAAAGATGCTGTTCTGAAAATTGCAGGTGACGGCCCGAAGAAAAAAGAATACGAAGAACTTGTTATTCAGGAGAAACTTCAGGATAAAGTCTTTTTTCTGGGTAAGCTGAAACCGGAAAATCTCAGGGAAATAACAAAAACCGCTGATGCAGGATTCAGTCTCGAAGAAAATAATGGAGTAAGCTACTATTATTCACTTCCTAATAAGGTTTGTGACTATATCCAATCGAGAGTACCGCTTGTGATGATTAATTTTCCGGAAATGCAAAGGATAAAAAATCAATTTAATGTAGGAGAAGTTATTCCGGATCATCAGCCTGAAACCATTGAAAAAGCAATCAATCTTGTTCTTCAGAGAGGAAGACATTATTATCAGAGCGAATTAAATAAGGCAGCAGATGTATTTTGCTGGGAGAATGAAGAGACAAAAATCCTCCAACTTTTTGAAAAAGCATCCTGTAAATAA
- a CDS encoding glycosyltransferase family 9 protein, whose product MTVPVFREFLEQNPGVEIIMVSRKNFEALFTGISNVTFKGIDLDDYKGLFGLRKLSNELIREFNPDCIANLHDVIRTKVLDRIYRRKGLKVFKIDKGKEEKEHLTDIWNLEKVQLKKTVERYADVFREMGFKVELSHQLRPVSAQKSGIGFAPFAQHKGKMLPLAKSYELVRILAQKHTVYFFGGGKKETETLEKWEAEIPNTENLAGKLNLTEELNYIAGLELMISMDSANMHLASLVGTRCISIWGATHPYAGFLGFGQSEEDVVQVKDLSCRPCSVFGDKECYRGDWACLEEFNIQKVVDRVNF is encoded by the coding sequence ATGACCGTACCTGTTTTCAGAGAATTTCTGGAGCAGAACCCCGGTGTGGAAATTATTATGGTCTCCAGGAAAAATTTTGAGGCGTTGTTTACTGGAATTTCCAATGTAACTTTTAAAGGGATTGACCTGGATGATTACAAAGGTCTTTTCGGATTGAGAAAACTGAGTAACGAACTGATCCGTGAATTTAATCCGGATTGTATTGCCAATCTCCATGATGTAATCCGAACCAAGGTTTTAGACAGAATATACAGGAGGAAAGGGCTCAAGGTCTTTAAAATTGATAAAGGCAAGGAAGAAAAAGAACATCTTACAGATATCTGGAATCTGGAAAAGGTACAGCTGAAAAAAACAGTGGAACGTTATGCAGATGTTTTCCGTGAAATGGGCTTCAAAGTTGAACTCTCTCATCAATTAAGACCGGTTTCGGCGCAAAAATCCGGGATTGGTTTTGCCCCTTTTGCCCAGCATAAAGGGAAAATGCTTCCTTTGGCGAAATCGTATGAACTGGTAAGAATTCTTGCTCAGAAACATACGGTGTATTTCTTTGGAGGAGGTAAAAAAGAAACGGAAACTCTAGAAAAATGGGAAGCAGAGATTCCTAATACAGAAAATCTTGCCGGAAAATTAAATCTTACGGAAGAGCTCAATTATATTGCCGGACTGGAACTGATGATATCTATGGATTCTGCCAATATGCACCTCGCAAGTCTTGTGGGAACCCGATGTATTTCTATCTGGGGAGCTACTCATCCTTATGCAGGATTTCTGGGATTTGGACAAAGTGAGGAAGATGTTGTTCAGGTAAAAGACCTGAGCTGCAGACCATGTTCTGTCTTTGGAGATAAGGAATGTTACAGAGGTGACTGGGCCTGTCTTGAAGAATTTAATATCCAGAAAGTGGTGGACAGGGTTAATTTTTAA
- a CDS encoding SufE family protein — translation MTIKEKQQEIIDEFAFLEDWEQKYEYIIDLGKELKGLAEDKKTEENLIKGCQSKVWIDAEFKDGKLFFNADSDGILPKGIVSLLVSIYSGHSTQEILDSDFDFIGEIGLQEFLSPSRANGLMAMTKQIKFYAVAYQLKS, via the coding sequence ATGACCATTAAAGAAAAACAGCAGGAAATAATAGATGAATTCGCTTTTCTTGAAGATTGGGAGCAAAAGTATGAGTACATCATTGATCTTGGAAAAGAACTGAAAGGCTTGGCTGAAGATAAGAAAACAGAAGAAAATCTGATTAAAGGCTGCCAGAGCAAAGTTTGGATTGATGCTGAATTTAAAGACGGGAAACTTTTCTTTAATGCAGATTCTGATGGTATTCTACCAAAAGGGATCGTTTCTCTTTTAGTAAGTATTTACAGTGGACATTCCACTCAGGAAATCCTGGATTCTGATTTTGATTTTATCGGAGAAATAGGACTACAGGAGTTTCTTTCACCTTCCAGAGCCAACGGACTTATGGCGATGACAAAGCAGATCAAGTTTTATGCAGTTGCTTACCAACTGAAATCATAA
- a CDS encoding uroporphyrinogen decarboxylase — translation MNPELTTYIGYSASLFIVLSFILKDVKKIRVVNMIGCICFVIYGIFNGMLWPVIIPNGLICFIQIYYLILDKKD, via the coding sequence ATGAATCCTGAACTTACCACTTACATTGGCTATTCTGCTTCTCTTTTTATCGTATTGAGTTTCATACTGAAAGATGTAAAAAAAATCAGAGTGGTTAACATGATTGGCTGTATTTGTTTTGTCATTTATGGTATCTTTAATGGAATGCTTTGGCCGGTTATCATACCAAACGGGCTTATTTGTTTCATTCAAATCTATTATTTAATACTAGACAAGAAAGATTGA
- a CDS encoding glycosyltransferase yields the protein MKQLHIISFNYPYPPSYGGIIDVYYKIKAISDMGIKIHLHCFIDQIPSTIDREIKEITENVFFYKKKKNPLLYFSSTPFAAAIRKSEELIKNLDRNKAPILFEGLQTTQIIRFLRENDHKLYLRYHNNEKEYYKGLSGSENNLFKKIIYSIESLKYTGYQKKLLKKFDAVFCLSEKEYHEVESYSKNAHLIHIFHGNESVKELDQKGKYFLFHGDLTTADNKRALNETIGLFKTLPQYKLIVASDRASEDIKNKISAVENISLTPIQTRENLYRLLEGAHANILISYQNSGTKVKLFNTLYNSRFVIINGNITDDPVLTNLCLYSDDMSQIRQQIIISAEKDYDDNEKRKNILEASHSDKAKAEEIVKLIFKN from the coding sequence TTGAAGCAGCTCCACATCATATCATTCAATTATCCCTACCCTCCTTCCTATGGTGGAATCATTGATGTATATTATAAAATCAAGGCCATATCTGATATGGGAATAAAAATTCATCTTCACTGTTTCATAGATCAGATCCCTTCAACCATTGACAGAGAAATTAAAGAGATTACAGAAAATGTATTTTTTTACAAAAAGAAGAAGAATCCTCTGCTTTATTTTTCATCAACGCCTTTCGCTGCTGCGATCAGAAAATCTGAAGAACTTATTAAAAATCTGGACAGGAATAAAGCTCCCATCTTGTTTGAGGGTTTACAAACCACGCAAATTATACGGTTTTTGAGAGAGAATGACCACAAACTCTACCTCCGTTATCACAATAACGAAAAGGAGTACTATAAAGGTCTTTCCGGATCGGAGAACAACCTATTCAAAAAGATCATCTACTCCATTGAATCTTTAAAATATACAGGATATCAGAAAAAACTTTTAAAGAAATTTGACGCTGTATTCTGTCTGTCTGAGAAAGAATATCATGAAGTTGAATCCTATTCAAAGAATGCACACCTGATTCATATCTTTCACGGTAATGAATCGGTAAAGGAATTGGATCAAAAAGGAAAGTATTTTCTATTTCATGGAGATCTCACCACTGCAGACAATAAAAGAGCATTAAATGAGACTATCGGTTTATTTAAAACGCTTCCACAATATAAATTGATTGTTGCCTCCGATCGTGCCAGTGAAGATATTAAAAACAAAATCTCAGCCGTTGAAAATATCAGCCTTACTCCTATTCAAACCAGAGAGAACCTTTACCGTCTTCTGGAAGGTGCTCATGCCAATATTTTAATTTCTTACCAAAATTCAGGAACAAAAGTGAAGCTTTTCAATACGCTTTACAACAGCCGTTTCGTGATTATTAACGGGAATATTACAGATGATCCGGTTTTAACAAATTTATGCCTGTATAGCGATGATATGAGCCAAATCCGTCAGCAGATTATCATCTCGGCTGAAAAAGACTATGATGACAATGAAAAAAGAAAGAATATTTTAGAAGCAAGTCACTCTGACAAAGCTAAAGCAGAAGAAATAGTAAAGCTAATTTTTAAAAATTAA
- a CDS encoding bifunctional folylpolyglutamate synthase/dihydrofolate synthase, with protein sequence MTNEQYQEAIDWLFVQMPNYQIDGQKAYKPGLDNITKLCAFFGNPQDKIKCIHIGGTNGKGSSSNMLASVLQEAGYKTGLYNSPHLIDFTERIKVNGKNCNKEFVFDFIQKLKTIPEDIRPSFFEFTTIMAFEYFYQQQVDFAIIEVGLGGRLDSTNIIKPLISAITNVQLDHQNILGDTIEEIASEKAGIIKQHIPIISGDENEVVKNIIKKKATKENAALIDATLINTDLESDLKGNYQKKNVRVVLAAVEELRKLKVNISDEALEKGLLHVHQNTGFIGRWFEFSQHPLTICDTGHNQAGLEYVFSQLNSIDRHKHIILGFVNDKKIDDVMKLLPENSEFYFAKPSINRGRHPEDYENLLQEAKIFYKIFDSVQEAYLSAKERCTNEEMIFIGGSNFVVGDFLEKNLEIKE encoded by the coding sequence ATGACAAATGAACAATATCAGGAAGCTATCGACTGGCTTTTCGTACAGATGCCCAACTATCAGATAGATGGACAGAAGGCTTATAAACCTGGACTTGATAATATAACAAAGCTTTGTGCTTTTTTTGGAAATCCTCAGGATAAAATAAAGTGTATTCATATTGGCGGCACCAATGGAAAAGGTTCTTCAAGCAATATGCTGGCATCTGTTCTTCAGGAAGCCGGTTATAAAACAGGATTATACAATTCTCCACACCTTATAGACTTCACAGAGCGCATAAAGGTGAATGGAAAAAACTGTAATAAAGAATTTGTCTTTGATTTTATTCAAAAACTGAAAACGATTCCGGAAGACATCCGTCCCTCTTTCTTCGAGTTTACGACCATCATGGCTTTTGAATATTTTTATCAGCAGCAGGTAGATTTTGCCATTATTGAAGTTGGATTGGGAGGAAGACTGGATTCAACAAATATTATCAAACCGTTGATTTCGGCTATTACTAATGTTCAGCTGGATCATCAGAATATTCTTGGAGATACCATCGAAGAAATTGCATCAGAGAAGGCTGGAATTATTAAACAACATATCCCGATTATTTCCGGTGACGAAAATGAAGTTGTCAAAAATATCATTAAAAAGAAAGCTACGAAAGAAAATGCTGCTTTGATAGATGCCACTCTTATCAATACAGATCTGGAATCTGATCTGAAAGGGAATTACCAGAAGAAAAATGTCAGAGTCGTTCTGGCCGCTGTAGAAGAATTAAGGAAACTTAAAGTAAATATTTCTGATGAAGCATTGGAAAAAGGACTTCTCCATGTTCACCAGAATACAGGATTTATTGGCCGTTGGTTTGAATTTTCACAACATCCGCTTACGATTTGTGATACGGGACACAATCAGGCAGGTTTGGAGTATGTTTTTTCACAATTAAATTCAATTGACAGGCACAAGCATATTATTTTGGGGTTTGTGAACGACAAAAAAATAGATGATGTGATGAAATTACTTCCCGAAAATTCTGAGTTCTATTTTGCAAAACCATCCATCAACAGGGGAAGACACCCGGAAGATTATGAAAATCTGCTTCAGGAGGCGAAAATTTTTTATAAAATTTTTGATTCTGTACAGGAAGCGTATCTCTCTGCAAAAGAACGATGTACAAATGAAGAAATGATTTTTATCGGCGGAAGCAACTTTGTAGTGGGAGATTTTTTGGAAAAAAATTTGGAGATTAAAGAATAA